The following proteins are encoded in a genomic region of Fusarium oxysporum f. sp. lycopersici 4287 chromosome 1, whole genome shotgun sequence:
- a CDS encoding molecular chaperone HscB, producing MRHSVTSPAVRDLSRLCVRCQLRVRRASTLVPSHRPSVAATPTRHHVALAVAVRGPATNRAHARAVSSAAQAEQEPASSGAPPSTHYDLFPETLPDGPPPAGHFPIDTRALRREFLRLQARAHPDMHPAQDKARAEAMSALINEAYKTLSNPLLRAQYLLSLRGVDVANDETLKVEEPELLMLVLEAREEIEDAEHEEDLDEPRAANDARIAESEQVLERAFQHDDIEAAKHEAVRLRYWVNIKESLDNWERGHHVVLQH from the coding sequence ATGCGACACTCTGTTACTTCTCCCGCCGTGCGCGACCTTTCTCGGCTTTGTGTCCGGTGTCAACTCCGAGTTCGCCGAGCTTCAACTCTTGTGCCATCGCATCGACCGTCTGTAGCAGCGACGCCCACACGACATCATGTAGCTCTCGCAGTGGCGGTTCGGGGCCCAGCAACGAACAGAGCTCATGCCCGCGCCGTATCTAGTGCCGCGCAGGCCGAGCAAGAACCGGCCTCGTCCGGTGCACCACCCTCGACACATTATGACCTCTTCCCTGAGACGCTTCCCGATGGTCCTCCTCCGGCAGGACACTTTCCCATCGATACTCGCGCGTTGCGCCGTGAGTTTCTCCGTCTGCAAGCCCGGGCTCATCCGGATATGCATCCTGCTCAGGACAAAGCTCGTGCCGAGGCCATGTCAGCGCTCATAAATGAGGCTTATAAGACGCTTTCTAACCCTCTTCTGCGAGCACAATATCTACTCTCTCTTCGAGGTGTCGACGTCGCCAACGATGAGACCCTCAAGGTGGAAGAGCCAGAACTATTAATGCTTGTGCTTGAGGCGCgcgaggagattgaggatgcCGAGCACGAGGAAGATCTAGACGAACCTCGTGCCGCGAACGATGCACGCATTGCGGAGAGTGAACAGGTACTCGAGCGCGCGTTTCAGCATGATGATATCGAGGCTGCGAAACATGAGGCTGTGCGTCTGCGCTATTGGGTCAATATCAAGGAAAGTTTGGATAACTGGGAGAGGGGCCATCATGTTGTGCTGCAGCATTAA
- a CDS encoding L-lactate dehydrogenase (cytochrome): MAKVFDAAEVAKHNTPESCWVILYGKVYDVTEFLPSHPGGKKIILKLAGKDATDEYDPVHPPGTLEENLKPENILGEVNLETLTDSQSTGENTTTQSRDNQPPPMASLMNLDEIEEEATKRISKKAWAYYFSAADDLFSKTYNNHVYKNILLRPRVFVDCTACDLSTTLIGNRVGLPIFVAPAAMARLAHPDGEQGIAKACSRFGAMQIVSNNASMTPEQIIEGAKPGQTFGWQLYVQNQREKSEAMLKRINSMREYYKFICLTLDAPVPGKRELDEKQNFDYSEPSPASGESKPGAGGVGQQLFFGTAADLTWKTTLPWLAAHTDLPIVLKGLQTHEDAYLAAKYAPQVKAIILSNHGGRAADTAPPAIHTLLEIRKYCPEVLSKVQIWVDGGIKRGTDVVKALCLGASGVGIGRGALFGLGAGGQAGVERTLESKLSL, translated from the exons ATGGCCAAGGTTTTCGACGCGGCTGAAG TGGCCAAACACAACACCCCGGAGAGCTGCTGGGTCATTCTCTATGGCAAAGTCTACGATGTGACTGAGTTTCTTCCATCGCACCCCGGTGGTAAGAAGATCATCCTGAAGCTGGCGGGAAAGGATGCCACCGATGAATATGATCCCGTTCACCCACCGGGAACCCTCGAGGAGAACCTCAAGCCCGAGAATATCCTCGGTGAAGTGAATCTTGAAACACTCACTGACTCCCAATCGACCGGCGAAAACACCACCACACAGTCCCGAGATAACCAGCCACCACCAATGGCATCACTCATGAatcttgatgagatcgaggaggaggctaCCAAGCGCATTTCGAAAAAGGCTTGGGCATACTACTTTTCAGCCGCCGACGATCTATTTTCAAAAACGTACAACAACCATGTCTATAAAAATATACTTCTTAGGCCACGCGTATTTGTTGATTGTACAGCTTGCGATCTTTCAACCACATTGATTGGCAACAGAGTCGGGCTACCAATCTTTGTCGCCCCTGCTGCTATGGCCCGTCTAGCTCATCCCGATGGAGAACAAGGCATCGCCAAGGCATGCTCTCGATTCGGTGCCATGCAGATTGTGTCGAACAACGCGTCGATGACTCCTGAGCAAATCATCGAGGGCGCAAAGCCAGGCCAGACTTTTGGTTGGCAACTCTACGTCCAGAACCAGCGAGAGAAGAGCGAGGCTATGCTCAAGCGCATCAATTCTATGCGAGAGTACTACAAATTTATCTGCCTGACCCTTGATGCGCCTGTTCCTGGTAAACGCGAGCTGGATGAGAAGCAAAACTTTGATTACTCTGAACCCAGTCCTGCCAGTGGTGAGAGCAAGCCCGGTGCTGGAGGTGTTGGTCAACAGCTGTTTTTCGGCACAGCGGCCGACTTGACTTGGAAGACAACTCTTCCCTGGCTAGCTGCTCACACAGATCTACCCATCGTTCTCAAGGGTCTGCAGACTCATGAGGATGCTTATCTCGCAGCCAAGTATGCTCCTCAAGTAAAGGCCATCATCTTATCGAACCACGGCGGTCGTGCTGCCGACACAGCCCCTCCAGCTATACACACACTTCTCGAAATCCGCAAATACTGCCCTGAGGTTCTGAGCAAGGTCCAAATATGGGTTGATGGAGGCATCAAGCGAGGAACAGATGTTGTAAAAGCATTGTGTCTGGGAGCCAGCGGAGTCGGTATTGGGCGAGGTGCTCTCTTTGGACTTGGCGCTGGTGGCCAAGCCGGCGTTGAGAGAACACTCGAGAGTAAGTTGAGCCTGTGA
- a CDS encoding L-lactate dehydrogenase (cytochrome) has product MAKVFDAAEVAKHNTPESCWVILYGKVYDVTEFLPSHPGGKKIILKLAGKDATDEYDPVHPPGTLEENLKPENILGEVNLETLTDSQSTGENTTTQSRDNQPPPMASLMNLDEIEEEATKRISKKAWAYYFSAADDLFSKTYNNHVYKNILLRPRVFVDCTACDLSTTLIGNRVGLPIFVAPAAMARLAHPDGEQGIAKACSRFGAMQIVSNNASMTPEQIIEGAKPGQTFGWQLYVQNQREKSEAMLKRINSMREYYKFICLTLDAPVPGKRELDEKQNFDYSEPSPASGESKPGAGGVGQQLFFGTAADLTWKTTLPWLAAHTDLPIVLKGLQTHEDAYLAAKYAPQVKAIILSNHGGRAADTAPPAIHTLLEIRKYCPEVLSKVQIWVDGGIKRGTDVVKALCLGASGVGIGRGALFGLGAGGQAGVERTLEILEAETATCMRLLGAKSISELGPKFVNARQVERDIYDGDSGLDRQGLWTKSKL; this is encoded by the exons ATGGCCAAGGTTTTCGACGCGGCTGAAG TGGCCAAACACAACACCCCGGAGAGCTGCTGGGTCATTCTCTATGGCAAAGTCTACGATGTGACTGAGTTTCTTCCATCGCACCCCGGTGGTAAGAAGATCATCCTGAAGCTGGCGGGAAAGGATGCCACCGATGAATATGATCCCGTTCACCCACCGGGAACCCTCGAGGAGAACCTCAAGCCCGAGAATATCCTCGGTGAAGTGAATCTTGAAACACTCACTGACTCCCAATCGACCGGCGAAAACACCACCACACAGTCCCGAGATAACCAGCCACCACCAATGGCATCACTCATGAatcttgatgagatcgaggaggaggctaCCAAGCGCATTTCGAAAAAGGCTTGGGCATACTACTTTTCAGCCGCCGACGATCTATTTTCAAAAACGTACAACAACCATGTCTATAAAAATATACTTCTTAGGCCACGCGTATTTGTTGATTGTACAGCTTGCGATCTTTCAACCACATTGATTGGCAACAGAGTCGGGCTACCAATCTTTGTCGCCCCTGCTGCTATGGCCCGTCTAGCTCATCCCGATGGAGAACAAGGCATCGCCAAGGCATGCTCTCGATTCGGTGCCATGCAGATTGTGTCGAACAACGCGTCGATGACTCCTGAGCAAATCATCGAGGGCGCAAAGCCAGGCCAGACTTTTGGTTGGCAACTCTACGTCCAGAACCAGCGAGAGAAGAGCGAGGCTATGCTCAAGCGCATCAATTCTATGCGAGAGTACTACAAATTTATCTGCCTGACCCTTGATGCGCCTGTTCCTGGTAAACGCGAGCTGGATGAGAAGCAAAACTTTGATTACTCTGAACCCAGTCCTGCCAGTGGTGAGAGCAAGCCCGGTGCTGGAGGTGTTGGTCAACAGCTGTTTTTCGGCACAGCGGCCGACTTGACTTGGAAGACAACTCTTCCCTGGCTAGCTGCTCACACAGATCTACCCATCGTTCTCAAGGGTCTGCAGACTCATGAGGATGCTTATCTCGCAGCCAAGTATGCTCCTCAAGTAAAGGCCATCATCTTATCGAACCACGGCGGTCGTGCTGCCGACACAGCCCCTCCAGCTATACACACACTTCTCGAAATCCGCAAATACTGCCCTGAGGTTCTGAGCAAGGTCCAAATATGGGTTGATGGAGGCATCAAGCGAGGAACAGATGTTGTAAAAGCATTGTGTCTGGGAGCCAGCGGAGTCGGTATTGGGCGAGGTGCTCTCTTTGGACTTGGCGCTGGTGGCCAAGCCGGCGTTGAGAGAACACTCGAGA TCCTCGAGGCAGAAACAGCAACATGTATGCGACTACTCGGAGCCAAGAGTATCTCGGAGCTCGGACCTAAATTC GTCAATGCTCGACAGGTGGAACGAGATATCTACGATGGGGATTCAGGGCTGGACCGTCAGGGCTTGTGGACAAAGTCTAAGCTGTAA
- a CDS encoding L-lactate dehydrogenase (cytochrome): MAKVFDAAEVAKHNTPESCWVILYGKVYDVTEFLPSHPGGKKIILKLAGKDATDEYDPVHPPGTLEENLKPENILGEVNLETLTDSQSTGENTTTQSRDNQPPPMASLMNLDEIEEEATKRISKKAWAYYFSAADDLFSKTYNNHVYKNILLRPRVFVDCTACDLSTTLIGNRVGLPIFVAPAAMARLAHPDGEQGIAKACSRFGAMQIVSNNASMTPEQIIEGAKPGQTFGWQLYVQNQREKSEAMLKRINSMREYYKFICLTLDAPVPGKRELDEKQNFDYSEPSPASGESKPGAGGVGQQLFFGTAADLTWKTTLPWLAAHTDLPIVLKGLQTHEDAYLAAKYAPQVKAIILSNHGGRAADTAPPAIHTLLEIRKYCPEVLSKVQIWVDGGIKRGTDVVKALCLGASGVGIGRGALFGLGAGGQAGVERTLEILEAETATCMRLLGAKSISELGPKFVRFPHLFPRLCSPWLAISTNSLGRSMLDRWNEISTMGIQGWTVRACGQSLSCKV; this comes from the exons ATGGCCAAGGTTTTCGACGCGGCTGAAG TGGCCAAACACAACACCCCGGAGAGCTGCTGGGTCATTCTCTATGGCAAAGTCTACGATGTGACTGAGTTTCTTCCATCGCACCCCGGTGGTAAGAAGATCATCCTGAAGCTGGCGGGAAAGGATGCCACCGATGAATATGATCCCGTTCACCCACCGGGAACCCTCGAGGAGAACCTCAAGCCCGAGAATATCCTCGGTGAAGTGAATCTTGAAACACTCACTGACTCCCAATCGACCGGCGAAAACACCACCACACAGTCCCGAGATAACCAGCCACCACCAATGGCATCACTCATGAatcttgatgagatcgaggaggaggctaCCAAGCGCATTTCGAAAAAGGCTTGGGCATACTACTTTTCAGCCGCCGACGATCTATTTTCAAAAACGTACAACAACCATGTCTATAAAAATATACTTCTTAGGCCACGCGTATTTGTTGATTGTACAGCTTGCGATCTTTCAACCACATTGATTGGCAACAGAGTCGGGCTACCAATCTTTGTCGCCCCTGCTGCTATGGCCCGTCTAGCTCATCCCGATGGAGAACAAGGCATCGCCAAGGCATGCTCTCGATTCGGTGCCATGCAGATTGTGTCGAACAACGCGTCGATGACTCCTGAGCAAATCATCGAGGGCGCAAAGCCAGGCCAGACTTTTGGTTGGCAACTCTACGTCCAGAACCAGCGAGAGAAGAGCGAGGCTATGCTCAAGCGCATCAATTCTATGCGAGAGTACTACAAATTTATCTGCCTGACCCTTGATGCGCCTGTTCCTGGTAAACGCGAGCTGGATGAGAAGCAAAACTTTGATTACTCTGAACCCAGTCCTGCCAGTGGTGAGAGCAAGCCCGGTGCTGGAGGTGTTGGTCAACAGCTGTTTTTCGGCACAGCGGCCGACTTGACTTGGAAGACAACTCTTCCCTGGCTAGCTGCTCACACAGATCTACCCATCGTTCTCAAGGGTCTGCAGACTCATGAGGATGCTTATCTCGCAGCCAAGTATGCTCCTCAAGTAAAGGCCATCATCTTATCGAACCACGGCGGTCGTGCTGCCGACACAGCCCCTCCAGCTATACACACACTTCTCGAAATCCGCAAATACTGCCCTGAGGTTCTGAGCAAGGTCCAAATATGGGTTGATGGAGGCATCAAGCGAGGAACAGATGTTGTAAAAGCATTGTGTCTGGGAGCCAGCGGAGTCGGTATTGGGCGAGGTGCTCTCTTTGGACTTGGCGCTGGTGGCCAAGCCGGCGTTGAGAGAACACTCGAGA TCCTCGAGGCAGAAACAGCAACATGTATGCGACTACTCGGAGCCAAGAGTATCTCGGAGCTCGGACCTAAATTCGTAAGATTTCCCCATCTTTTCCCCAGACTCTGCTCCCCGTGGTTGGCGATCTCGACTAACTCGCTTGGCAGGTCAATGCTCGACAGGTGGAACGAGATATCTACGATGGGGATTCAGGGCTGGACCGTCAGGGCTTGTGGACAAAGTCTAAGCTGTAAAGTATGA